From a single Fulvivirga ulvae genomic region:
- the gyrB gene encoding DNA topoisomerase (ATP-hydrolyzing) subunit B, with the protein MSDKENKKEYSAGNIQVLEGLEAVRKRPAMYIGDVGVKGLHHLIWEVVDNSIDEALAGHCDVISVTINEDNSISVSDNGRGIPVDIHTKEKRSALEVVMTVLHAGGKFDKDTYKVSGGLHGVGVSCVNALSTDLKAVVHRDGKIYEQEYKIGVPQYSVREIGLTDKTGTTITFKPDGSIFTVTEFTYDTVASRLRELAYLNAGISITLHDMRELDDDGKPKNDSFHSEGGLKEFVQYLDSTREKLIPEPIYMDSEKGEIPVQVAMSYNTSYSENVVSYVNNINTIEGGTHVAGFRRALTRTLKAYADKSGLLDKVKVDISGDDFREGLTSVISVKVAEPQFEGQTKTKLGNSDVSGAVDTVVGEMLNNYLEENPKEAKAIVQKVIIAAQARHAARKAREMVQRKNVLSGTGLPGKLADCSNNDPTVSELYLVEGDSAGGSAKQGRDRNFQAILPLRGKILNVEKAQEHKIYENEEIKNMITALGVSFGTEDDEKALNMTKLRYHKIVIMTDADVDGSHIRTLILTFFFRYMHALIEKGYVYIALPPLYQLKKGKDERYCWTEEERIKLIQEMAGDGKEESVGVQRYKGLGEMNPEQLWTTTMDPENRSLKRVTIESAAEADHLFSMLMGDEVAPRREFIERNAKYAKVDI; encoded by the coding sequence ATGAGCGATAAAGAAAATAAGAAAGAATATTCGGCAGGTAATATTCAGGTACTAGAGGGCCTGGAGGCAGTTAGAAAAAGACCTGCAATGTACATTGGTGACGTAGGTGTCAAGGGACTTCACCATTTGATATGGGAGGTTGTGGATAACTCGATAGATGAGGCTTTGGCGGGTCATTGTGATGTGATTTCTGTTACCATCAATGAGGATAATTCGATTTCTGTTTCTGATAATGGTAGGGGTATCCCCGTTGATATTCACACCAAAGAGAAGCGCTCGGCGCTTGAAGTAGTAATGACAGTACTTCATGCCGGTGGTAAATTTGATAAAGATACTTACAAGGTCTCAGGAGGCTTGCATGGTGTGGGTGTATCATGTGTTAATGCCTTATCTACAGACCTGAAAGCCGTAGTACATCGCGACGGAAAGATCTACGAGCAGGAATATAAAATAGGAGTGCCTCAATATTCGGTAAGAGAGATCGGATTGACTGATAAGACAGGAACCACTATTACCTTTAAACCGGACGGGAGCATTTTTACGGTTACAGAATTTACTTATGATACAGTTGCCTCAAGGCTTCGTGAGCTTGCCTACCTAAATGCAGGTATAAGTATTACCTTGCATGATATGCGTGAGTTGGATGACGACGGCAAACCTAAAAACGACTCCTTCCATTCTGAAGGTGGCCTGAAGGAATTTGTTCAGTACCTGGATAGTACAAGGGAAAAGCTGATCCCGGAGCCCATCTACATGGATAGTGAAAAGGGCGAAATTCCGGTACAGGTCGCCATGAGCTACAATACCTCATACAGTGAAAATGTAGTATCCTATGTGAATAACATCAACACTATTGAAGGAGGTACTCACGTAGCCGGTTTTAGAAGAGCTCTTACCAGAACACTCAAAGCCTATGCTGATAAATCTGGTCTGCTGGATAAAGTGAAGGTTGATATTAGCGGAGATGATTTTAGAGAAGGGCTTACCTCCGTAATCTCAGTAAAAGTGGCCGAACCTCAATTTGAGGGTCAGACCAAAACAAAGCTTGGTAACTCAGACGTAAGTGGGGCGGTAGATACGGTAGTGGGTGAAATGTTGAATAATTACCTGGAGGAAAACCCTAAGGAAGCCAAAGCTATTGTTCAAAAAGTTATTATAGCAGCCCAGGCACGTCATGCAGCTCGTAAAGCACGTGAGATGGTGCAGAGAAAAAATGTACTTAGTGGCACGGGACTTCCCGGAAAACTTGCCGACTGTTCAAATAATGACCCAACCGTTAGTGAGTTATATCTTGTGGAGGGTGACTCAGCGGGTGGTTCAGCTAAGCAGGGGCGTGATAGGAATTTCCAGGCTATTCTACCCCTGAGAGGTAAGATACTTAACGTAGAAAAAGCTCAGGAACATAAGATATATGAGAATGAGGAGATCAAGAATATGATCACTGCTTTGGGAGTAAGCTTTGGAACCGAAGATGATGAGAAGGCACTGAACATGACTAAGCTGAGATACCACAAGATCGTGATCATGACGGATGCTGATGTTGATGGTAGTCACATTCGTACCCTGATCCTTACTTTCTTTTTCAGGTATATGCATGCTTTGATTGAAAAAGGCTACGTATACATAGCTCTGCCACCCCTTTACCAGCTAAAGAAAGGAAAGGATGAACGCTATTGCTGGACGGAAGAGGAGAGAATTAAACTTATCCAGGAGATGGCAGGTGATGGTAAGGAAGAGTCGGTGGGAGTACAAAGGTACAAAGGTCTTGGAGAAATGAACCCGGAGCAGCTATGGACAACCACTATGGATCCGGAAAACCGAAGCCTTAAGCGGGTCACCATTGAGTCTGCTGCAGAAGCAGATCATTTATTCTCAATGTTGATGGGTGATGAAGTAGCGCCGCGAAGAGAGTTTATTGAGCGCAATGCCAAATACGCTAAGGTAGATATTTAA